The sequence TCGCAGTGGCCGGTGGACTACTGCACGATCCACGGCTGGCACCCGGCGATGATGGAAGCCGCGGCCAGCGCCAACACCTCGGACATGCGCCTGCTGGCGGTGACCGTGCTGACCTCGATGGGCCGCCCGGACCTGGCGCAGATGGGCATCGACCGCGAGCCGGTGGAGGTGGTGGTCGAGCGCGCGCTGGCCGCCCAGGCCGCGGGCATCGACGGCGTCATCGCCTCCGGCCAGGAGGCTGCGCCGATCCGTGCGGCCACCGGCGCCGGCTTCTCCATCGTCTGCCCCGGCATCCGCCCCGGTGGTCCGGCCGGCGATGACCAGCAGCGCACCGTCGGCGTGGCCCAGGCCTTCGCCAACGGCGCCGACGCCATCGTGGTCGGACGGCCGATCCGGCTGGCCCCCGACCCGCAGGCTGCCGCCCGCGCCATGCAGGTGGAGATCTCTGAGGTTTTCAATAAGAAACAATAACTTGAAAAAAAATTGTCACGTATTGCTTCAACAAACGGGGGCCGGTAGGATGGCGATGCCCGGTCACTGACCGGCTGTTCCACCATGTCCACCGGCCCGTCCGGTTTGAGGAGGTCCGCCATCATCCGATGCGGCCTCTTTTTTTTGCCCCGCGTCCGGGCCGGTGGCGGCCGCAGCGTGACGGCCGTGCTTGCCGCGGCCACGGCGCAACCCCAAGATGCGGCGACACCGGGGGAGTCTTCACGCAATGCGACCAACGCAAACGACACCGCGCCTGTTCGCCGCCGCGCTGTGCGTGGGGATGCTTCTGGGCGGCTGCCGGGGCAAGGAGGAACTGCCCGGCGCGGCCACCGAACCGGCCGCCGCCGTGCGCCAGCTGGTCCAGCACCTCCATGACGACGACCTGGTCGGCTACGCCCGCGCGGCGGTGCCGCCGGAGCAGTACGTGCAGCTGGAACAGGCCTGGGCCGAGGGCCACAGCCGCTGGCCGCTGACCCAGCTGCCGCTGGACGAGCGACTCGCGCCGCTGCTGGCCACGCTGTCCGCGCCCGCTGCCGAAAAGGACCTGCAGCGTGCGTTCCGCGCCCAGATCGCCGGGCAGGCCGCCGGCGTGCGCCAGGCCGCGCAGTCGCTGGGGCTGTTCGGCGTGCAGTACCTGAGCAACAAGCCTGACTACAGCCCGGCCCAGCGCGAGCACTACGTGCAGCTGGTGCAGGCACTCAGCGAGTGGGCCATGGCTGCGCCGTTGACCGATCCGCAGCTGGCCAGGGGCAGCATCGAACGGCTGGCCAGGGCCGCGCGCGAGGCGGGCGTGGCCAGCGACGAGGACCTGGGCCGCGTGGGCATGACCGCCAGTCTGGAACGGCTGGGTCCGTTCCTGCGCGCACTCAAGCAGACCCTGGCCGCCTACGGGCTGTCGCTGGACGACACCGCCGCCGGTGTGCGCGTGGGCCTGGTCGAGCAGAATGGCGACCAGGCCACGGTGCGGGTGCAGTACCCGCTCGGCGCCCGGGAACTGGATATCGAGGTGGCGCTGCAGCGCCGCGACGGCCACTGGTACGTGGCGCGCACCCTGCAGAAGGTCGACGAGGTGCTGCAGGTGGCCGCTCAAGCCCGCGCCCGCGAGGCCGCCGCCGCGCTGCCGCCGACCCCGCAGGACGACCCCGGCGCACCGGCTAAGCCATAATGGCGCCGATGCCGAAACAAGATCCCTTGCCATTCCCGGGCCAGGAGCCCGCGCCGCCGGCCGAGGCCACCCCCGTTGCTTCCCGGCCCGGTCCGGGTGGATTCCGCGTGGGCAAGCGCCCGCTGTGGTCGCGCATACTCGGCCGCCTGGTCGAGCCATGGCTGTCGCTCAAGATCGAGCCCGAGCCGGCCGAGCCCTACGACGGCAACCGGCCGCTGGTGTACGTGCTGGAAGACTACGGCCTGTCCAACGCGCTGATCCTGGACAAGGCCTGCCGCGAGGCCGGCCTGCCCTCGCCGCTGGTGCCGCTGCCCGGTGACCCGACCGGGCGCCGCCGGGCCTACGTCGCGCTGTCGCGCCGCTCCAGCAGCAGCGCGCTGATCCCCGAGCAGCGCGGCGCCAAGACCCATTCCGACTCGCTGGCGCGCTTGCTGCAGGCCCACCGCCGCGACGAGGCCCTGGACGTGCAACTGGTGCCGGTGTCGATCTTCGTCGGCCGCGCCCCGGACAAGCAGACCGGCTGGTTCGCGGTGCTGTTCTCGGAAAACTGGGCGCTGGTCGGCCGCTTCCGGCGCCTGCTGGCGGTGCTGCTCAACGGCCGCAGCACGATCGTGCGCTTTGCCCCGGCCCTGTCCCTGCGCGAGACCGTGGACGAGGGCCTGGAGCCGGAGCGCACCGTGCGCAAGCTGCAGCGCGTGCTGCGCTCGCACTTCCGCCGCATCCGCGAGTCGGTGATCGGCCCGGACCTGTCCACCCGCCGCCTGCTGGTGGACAAGGTGCTGGAGGCCGAGCCGGTGCGCGAGGCCATCGCCGCCCAGGCCAAGCGTGACAACACCAAGCCGGCCGAGGCCTGGAAGAAGGCCCACGCCTACGCCTGGGAGATCGCCGCCGACTACTCCAGCCCGGTGGTGCGTTCGGCCAGCTTCATGCTCTCCCACGTGTGGAACCGCATCTACGCCGGCGTGCTGGTGCACCACCTGGACAAGTTCAAGGCCGCCGCGCCCGGGCACGAGGTCGTCTACGTGCCCAGCCACCGCAGCCACATGGACTACCTGCTGCTGAGCTACCTGCTGTACGACCGCGGCATCGTGCCGCCGCACATCGTGGCCGGCATCAACCTCAACCTGCCGGTGGTCGGCACCCTGTTGCGCAAGGGCGGCGCGTTCTTCATCCGCCGCAGCATCCGCGGCAACGCGCTGTACTCGGCGGTGCTCAGCGAATACGTGGCGCAGCTGGTCGCCGGCGGCTACTCGATCGAGTACTTCGTCGAGGGCGGGCGCTCGCGTACCGGCCGCCTGCTGCAGCCCAAGGGCGGCATGATCGCCATGACCCTGCGCGCGTTCCTGCGCCAGCCGCGCAAGCCGGTGCTGTTCCAGCCGGTCTACATCGGCTACGAGAAGCTGATGGAAGGCGGCAGCTACCTGGACGAGCTGTCCGGGCGGCCCAAGGAGAAGGAATCGATCTGGCAGCTGCTGTGGGGCATCCCCAAGGTGCTCAAGCAGAACTTCGGCCAGGTGGTGGTCAATTTCGGCGAGCCGATCGCGCTCAACGAGGTGCTGGCCGAGCGAGCGCCCGACTGGGACGGACAGCCGGTGCCCGACGACGAGAAGCCGGCGTGGCTGGCCGGCACCGTCGATGCGCTGGCCCAGCAGATCCAGGTGCGCATCAACGGCGCCGCCGACGTCAACCCGATCAACCTGCTGGCGCTGGCGCTGCTGTCCACGCCCAAGCACGCGATGGGCGAGGCCGACCTGATCGCGCAGATCGAGCTGTGCAAGACGCTGCTGGTCGACCTGCCGTATTCGGACCGGGTCACCGTCACCCCGCATTCGCCGGAGCGGATCATCGCCCACGCCGAGGAGATCAACGTCCTCAGCCGGATCAAGCATCCGCTGGGCGACGTACTCAGCGTATCCGGCGACACCGCGGTGCTGCTGAGCTACTTCCGCAACAACGTGCTGCACCTGTTCACCGCCGCCTCGTGGGTGGCGTGCTGCTTCCAGAACAACCGCCGCATGAGCCGTGCCGGCCTGGTGCGGCTGGGCCGCACGGTCTATCCGTTCCTGCAGGCCGAGCTGTTCCTGCCGTGGAGC is a genomic window of Stenotrophomonas sp. Marseille-Q4652 containing:
- the pyrF gene encoding orotidine-5'-phosphate decarboxylase — encoded protein: MSRGPLPLAAHERLIFALDVPGRAQAIEWVERLGDAVSFYKIGMELLASGEYFDVLEELARRDKRVFVDLKFFDIPATVAGVIRRLSQWPVDYCTIHGWHPAMMEAAASANTSDMRLLAVTVLTSMGRPDLAQMGIDREPVEVVVERALAAQAAGIDGVIASGQEAAPIRAATGAGFSIVCPGIRPGGPAGDDQQRTVGVAQAFANGADAIVVGRPIRLAPDPQAAARAMQVEISEVFNKKQ
- the plsB gene encoding glycerol-3-phosphate 1-O-acyltransferase PlsB, translating into MAPMPKQDPLPFPGQEPAPPAEATPVASRPGPGGFRVGKRPLWSRILGRLVEPWLSLKIEPEPAEPYDGNRPLVYVLEDYGLSNALILDKACREAGLPSPLVPLPGDPTGRRRAYVALSRRSSSSALIPEQRGAKTHSDSLARLLQAHRRDEALDVQLVPVSIFVGRAPDKQTGWFAVLFSENWALVGRFRRLLAVLLNGRSTIVRFAPALSLRETVDEGLEPERTVRKLQRVLRSHFRRIRESVIGPDLSTRRLLVDKVLEAEPVREAIAAQAKRDNTKPAEAWKKAHAYAWEIAADYSSPVVRSASFMLSHVWNRIYAGVLVHHLDKFKAAAPGHEVVYVPSHRSHMDYLLLSYLLYDRGIVPPHIVAGINLNLPVVGTLLRKGGAFFIRRSIRGNALYSAVLSEYVAQLVAGGYSIEYFVEGGRSRTGRLLQPKGGMIAMTLRAFLRQPRKPVLFQPVYIGYEKLMEGGSYLDELSGRPKEKESIWQLLWGIPKVLKQNFGQVVVNFGEPIALNEVLAERAPDWDGQPVPDDEKPAWLAGTVDALAQQIQVRINGAADVNPINLLALALLSTPKHAMGEADLIAQIELCKTLLVDLPYSDRVTVTPHSPERIIAHAEEINVLSRIKHPLGDVLSVSGDTAVLLSYFRNNVLHLFTAASWVACCFQNNRRMSRAGLVRLGRTVYPFLQAELFLPWSEDEFAARIERTIEVFVREGLLQHVGGEEGDMLARNTGQTDEVFRLRAIGHSLQQAFERYYIAISVLVKNGPGTLGAAELESLCQQAAQRLSLLYAPAAPEFFDKALFRGFIQKLREMKLVWPDENSKLLFDERLDAWAKDAKFILGRELRHTIERVSPEAAREEQPPAQD